From a region of the Paenibacillus sp. R14(2021) genome:
- a CDS encoding cobyric acid synthase, translating into MKRKNNELARTLMIQGTASDVGKSLLTAAFCRILTEDGYATAPFKSQNMSLNSYVTWDGKEIGRAQGLQADACGILATTDMNPILLKPKKEMVSQVVVHGKPLGDFEARVYREEVLAEAGVIVQDALLRLREAYDVVVLEGAGSPAEINLKDKDIVNMRAAVWADAPVLLVADIDRGGVFASIVGTLELLEPHERDRVRGFIINKFRGDVSLLQPGLDWLEAKTGKPVLGVVPYLPNVGLEDEDSLSLDHAVAADRALFSKASHDGKLDIAVLRLPHISNFTDIDPLRAEEDTSVRFVASKEQWGQPDAVIVPGSKNTVDDLLFLRKSGLAALLDQFMRLGGHVVGICGGYEMFGAALLDPDHTESDLDETPGLGWFPFDVKFAAEKQTERVEGFATLPGMPGEYPVEGYEIHTGEVQWHSHVPLQVYGNTLQSDSASTVRPFLLRRSMAPGEQLQTNEFQAEGCASGDGRVWGTFLHGVLHNDDYRRAWLNRLRLVRGLDGLATGVRVSERREQAFTRLADHIRNNTDIERIKQIIGLSR; encoded by the coding sequence TTGAAACGGAAGAATAACGAGCTGGCACGCACGCTAATGATCCAAGGCACGGCTTCGGATGTCGGGAAGAGCCTCTTGACAGCCGCGTTCTGCCGGATTTTGACGGAAGACGGCTATGCGACCGCGCCATTCAAATCCCAGAACATGTCGCTAAACTCCTATGTCACCTGGGACGGCAAAGAAATCGGCCGCGCGCAAGGGCTGCAGGCGGATGCATGCGGGATTTTGGCCACGACGGATATGAATCCCATCCTGCTTAAGCCGAAGAAAGAAATGGTGTCCCAAGTGGTGGTGCACGGCAAGCCGCTTGGCGATTTCGAAGCGCGGGTGTACAGGGAAGAAGTGTTGGCGGAAGCCGGAGTGATCGTTCAAGACGCACTGCTCCGGCTTAGAGAAGCGTATGACGTCGTCGTGCTGGAGGGTGCGGGAAGTCCGGCTGAGATCAACCTGAAGGACAAGGATATCGTCAACATGCGGGCGGCCGTTTGGGCGGATGCTCCTGTCCTGCTCGTGGCGGATATCGACCGCGGGGGCGTATTTGCATCGATCGTCGGGACGCTCGAGCTGTTGGAGCCGCATGAACGGGACCGTGTGCGCGGCTTTATCATTAACAAGTTCCGCGGCGATGTGTCGCTGCTGCAGCCGGGTTTGGATTGGCTGGAAGCGAAAACAGGCAAGCCGGTTCTTGGGGTGGTGCCGTATTTGCCGAACGTGGGCTTGGAGGATGAGGATTCCTTATCGCTGGATCATGCTGTTGCCGCAGATCGGGCTTTGTTCAGCAAAGCTTCGCACGACGGGAAGCTGGATATTGCCGTTCTCCGCCTGCCGCATATTTCGAATTTCACGGATATCGATCCGCTTCGTGCCGAAGAGGATACGTCCGTCCGCTTTGTCGCATCAAAGGAGCAGTGGGGGCAGCCGGATGCGGTAATTGTCCCCGGCAGCAAAAATACGGTGGACGATTTGCTCTTCTTGCGCAAGAGCGGTCTGGCCGCATTATTGGACCAATTCATGCGCTTGGGCGGACATGTCGTCGGCATTTGCGGCGGTTATGAGATGTTTGGCGCTGCGCTGCTCGATCCGGATCATACGGAATCGGACTTGGATGAAACGCCGGGGCTGGGCTGGTTTCCGTTTGACGTGAAATTCGCAGCCGAGAAACAGACCGAGCGCGTGGAAGGCTTCGCGACGCTGCCAGGCATGCCCGGCGAATATCCGGTCGAGGGTTACGAGATTCATACGGGCGAGGTCCAGTGGCATTCGCATGTGCCCCTTCAAGTGTACGGGAACACGTTACAGTCTGACTCCGCCTCGACCGTCAGGCCGTTCCTGCTTCGCAGAAGCATGGCTCCGGGCGAGCAGCTGCAGACGAACGAATTTCAGGCTGAGGGCTGCGCAAGCGGAGACGGCCGTGTGTGGGGAACGTTTCTTCATGGCGTGCTGCATAATGATGATTACCGGAGAGCTTGGTTGAACCGGCTTCGTCTTGTGCGCGGCTTGGATGGGCTTGCGACCGGCGTCCGGGTCAGTGAGCGGAGAGAGCAGGCGTTTACGCGCTTGGCTGATCATATTCGCAACAATACGGATATCGAGCGAATCAAGCAAATCATAGGCTTGTCCAGATAG
- a CDS encoding adenosylcobinamide amidohydrolase yields MSQPFRNENHMYSSSICPGISIRHAEDRMMIKTSETYLTLSSAVHGGGFGSAYRFMNWKVPLSYDCSDPVRDFGEKLNEWGYSLHTTIGMLTAAKLTHASIAETEGEAFTMLCCTTAGTSNAARSGLPHPTYALYTPGTINTFLLIDGRLTASAMVNAVITATEAKTTALQDCGIRDKQHDLPATGTTTDSIVIASSQSDRYMRTHPYAGAATTIGDAIGRLVYETVFEAVRTQGEQ; encoded by the coding sequence ATGAGTCAACCATTTCGAAACGAGAATCACATGTATAGCTCGTCGATTTGTCCCGGTATATCGATTCGCCATGCCGAGGATCGCATGATGATCAAAACGAGCGAAACTTATTTGACGCTGAGCAGCGCTGTGCATGGAGGCGGCTTCGGGAGCGCGTATCGTTTCATGAACTGGAAGGTGCCGCTTAGCTATGATTGCAGCGATCCGGTGCGCGATTTTGGAGAGAAGCTGAACGAATGGGGCTACTCGCTGCATACGACCATCGGCATGCTGACCGCGGCGAAGCTGACGCATGCATCTATCGCGGAGACTGAGGGCGAGGCGTTCACTATGCTCTGCTGCACAACGGCAGGTACCAGCAACGCGGCCCGTTCCGGGCTTCCGCACCCAACCTACGCGCTATATACGCCGGGAACGATCAATACTTTCCTCCTTATCGACGGACGGCTGACTGCTTCGGCGATGGTGAACGCGGTCATTACGGCAACGGAAGCCAAGACTACGGCGCTGCAGGACTGCGGCATTCGCGATAAGCAGCATGATCTGCCGGCGACGGGGACGACGACGGACTCAATCGTGATCGCTTCAAGTCAAAGTGACCGATATATGCGGACGCATCCCTATGCGGGTGCAGCGACCACGATCGGCGATGCGATCGGCCGCCTCGTTTACGAGACGGTATTCGAAGCGGTGCGGACGCAGGGCGAGCAATAG